A genomic stretch from Nocardia wallacei includes:
- a CDS encoding NUDIX domain-containing protein, whose protein sequence is MTDPAARFATPRLAAGALFVRGEEVLLVRKTYGNRWDIPGGYVDRGESPADACERELREELGLNRSVRRLLVHDWAPGDAEGDKVLYVFDCGELGDDERRLRLDGTEIDTIAWVNVNRLPGYVIQRLARRLAHACRAHTSGTVMYLEHGRPRTPH, encoded by the coding sequence ATGACTGACCCAGCCGCCCGGTTCGCGACACCTCGACTCGCGGCAGGCGCGCTCTTCGTTCGTGGCGAGGAGGTCTTGCTGGTTCGTAAGACCTATGGAAACCGGTGGGATATTCCTGGCGGTTACGTCGACAGGGGAGAGTCACCGGCGGACGCGTGTGAGCGGGAGTTGCGAGAGGAGTTGGGGCTGAACAGGTCTGTGCGTCGGCTGCTGGTTCACGATTGGGCGCCCGGTGATGCCGAGGGGGACAAGGTTTTGTATGTGTTCGATTGTGGCGAGCTGGGCGACGACGAGCGCAGGCTCCGCCTCGACGGCACAGAAATCGACACAATCGCATGGGTGAACGTGAACAGGTTGCCCGGCTACGTGATTCAACGCCTTGCGCGGCGTTTGGCGCACGCGTGTCGAGCGCACACGTCGGGCACCGTCATGTACTTGGAGCACGGCCGACCCCGCACGCCGCACTAG
- a CDS encoding DUF202 domain-containing protein, with protein sequence MTAPTLAAERTALAWRRTAVAAMGIAALFLHEAVVTGWRGASVAPVAAALTLLALAAVGYVRNRSLRHGHWGHGAAVVAVTTVAVIVVALVAAVIGSVNPLF encoded by the coding sequence ATGACCGCGCCGACGCTCGCCGCCGAACGCACCGCCCTGGCCTGGCGCCGGACGGCCGTGGCGGCGATGGGCATCGCGGCACTGTTCCTGCACGAGGCCGTCGTCACGGGGTGGCGCGGGGCATCGGTGGCGCCGGTGGCGGCGGCGCTGACGCTGCTGGCCCTCGCGGCGGTCGGTTATGTGCGGAATCGCTCACTGCGGCACGGGCATTGGGGCCACGGGGCGGCGGTTGTCGCGGTGACGACGGTGGCGGTCATCGTCGTCGCGCTCGTGGCGGCCGTCATCGGGTCGGTGAATCCCCTGTTCTAG
- a CDS encoding YidH family protein codes for MTDADHEDIDYRFTLANERTFLAWIRTALGLLAGGVAVHTLAQPFHHVGLRRTLAVSCIVLAVLVSVGAYTHWRDVQRRMRRGEPLADTVMVPLLAVGIAVVSVLAAVAVLYR; via the coding sequence ATGACCGATGCGGATCACGAGGACATCGACTACCGCTTCACGCTGGCCAACGAACGCACCTTCCTGGCGTGGATCCGGACCGCGCTCGGGTTGCTCGCCGGGGGCGTCGCCGTGCACACGCTGGCCCAGCCGTTCCATCACGTCGGGCTGCGGCGGACGCTGGCGGTGAGCTGCATCGTGCTGGCGGTGCTGGTGTCGGTCGGCGCCTACACGCATTGGCGGGACGTGCAGCGGCGCATGCGGCGCGGCGAGCCGCTCGCCGACACGGTGATGGTGCCGCTGCTCGCCGTGGGCATCGCGGTGGTCTCCGTGCTGGCCGCGGTGGCGGTGCTCTACCGATGA
- a CDS encoding TetR/AcrR family transcriptional regulator — MRADARRNYERIIECAREAFAEHGPQAPLDDIARRAGVGPGTLYRHFPQRDALIEAVYRSSIERLAAEAHQLVETRSPTEALEQWFRAQVDFVMDKRSLAATLKAAIDRDSETFTLCSRLITDAAAAVLRPTQEAGLVRDDIQPRDLLRLGHGIGVACEASPEAADRLIAVTLAGLRIRA; from the coding sequence ATGCGCGCAGACGCACGCCGCAACTACGAGCGCATCATCGAGTGCGCGCGGGAGGCGTTCGCCGAGCACGGCCCGCAGGCCCCGCTGGACGACATCGCCCGCCGCGCCGGTGTCGGTCCGGGCACGCTGTACCGGCATTTCCCGCAGCGCGATGCGCTGATCGAGGCCGTCTACCGATCCAGCATCGAGAGGTTGGCCGCCGAGGCCCACCAGCTCGTCGAAACCCGCTCCCCCACAGAGGCTTTGGAGCAGTGGTTTCGCGCCCAGGTCGACTTCGTGATGGACAAGCGCAGTCTGGCGGCCACGCTCAAGGCCGCGATCGACCGCGACTCCGAGACCTTCACCCTCTGCTCGAGATTGATCACCGACGCGGCGGCCGCCGTGCTGCGCCCCACGCAGGAGGCGGGCCTGGTGCGCGACGACATCCAGCCGCGGGATCTGCTGCGCCTGGGGCACGGCATCGGTGTCGCCTGCGAAGCCTCGCCGGAGGCGGCCGACCGGTTGATCGCCGTTACCCTCGCGGGGCTGCGCATCCGGGCATGA